One Paenibacillus crassostreae DNA segment encodes these proteins:
- a CDS encoding spore coat protein CotJB — protein MGGTPCDQQFYEWLEELQIVDFALVELNLFLDTHPEDLNSIKQYNQLSQERTRLAKQFQEVYGPLMNFGHAYSKFPWEWSQAPWPWQV, from the coding sequence ATGGGAGGTACACCATGTGATCAACAGTTTTATGAATGGCTTGAAGAGCTGCAAATTGTTGATTTCGCTCTTGTAGAACTGAATTTATTTCTCGATACACATCCAGAAGATCTAAATAGTATTAAACAGTATAATCAGCTTAGCCAGGAAAGGACTCGTCTAGCCAAACAGTTTCAAGAAGTATATGGACCCCTTATGAATTTCGGTCATGCTTATTCAAAATTCCCGTGGGAATGGTCACAAGCCCCTTGGCCTTGGCAAGTATAG
- a CDS encoding hemolysin family protein, translating into MHTEFAVGELTLNLTLVLLLVLLNGVFVAAEFSLVKIRQTRITQLVSEGNKLAGFALKVNNKLDSYLSATQFGITLTSLGLGWLGEPAISELLVEPIMFKLGVTDPTLITTVGVVTGFSIITFLHIVLGELAPKSIAIQRTEGTALTLSAPLIFFYKVFFPFIWVLNASANTLLRWVGIHPVSEAEGAHSEEEIRILMNQSARSGVIDQDEMKLMDNIFEFSDLLAREVMLPRTDMVCLYANLSIEENIKIISETRHSRYPVAMEDKDQIIGFIHITDFLLADKEQQEDLSSMLRPILNVPESMEISHVLRLMQKKHSQLTLVVDEYGGTAGILTAEEILEEIVGELYDEFEHERESIEINGDVISVEGRMLIEAVHDLTGVMIEDEEVDTIGGWLFKELEGSPIKGKKIQVGNFIFQVEESTRLRITRVMIMRVNKEDVN; encoded by the coding sequence GTGCATACTGAGTTTGCAGTCGGGGAACTTACACTGAATTTAACTCTAGTATTACTACTTGTTTTATTAAATGGTGTATTCGTGGCGGCTGAGTTCTCATTAGTGAAAATACGCCAAACACGAATTACCCAATTAGTTAGTGAAGGAAATAAATTAGCCGGATTTGCTCTGAAAGTGAATAACAAACTGGATTCGTACTTATCAGCGACACAGTTTGGGATCACCTTGACTTCTCTAGGACTTGGTTGGTTGGGAGAACCGGCAATTTCAGAGTTGCTTGTGGAACCAATCATGTTCAAATTAGGTGTTACTGATCCAACTTTAATCACGACAGTGGGTGTCGTAACAGGATTTAGTATCATCACTTTCTTACATATCGTATTGGGTGAACTGGCTCCGAAGTCGATTGCAATTCAGCGAACGGAAGGAACAGCACTTACTCTTTCGGCACCATTAATTTTCTTCTATAAAGTATTCTTCCCTTTTATTTGGGTATTGAATGCTTCTGCTAACACTCTTCTGCGATGGGTAGGAATTCATCCTGTTAGCGAAGCGGAAGGAGCACATTCAGAAGAAGAAATTCGAATCTTGATGAATCAGAGTGCTCGGAGTGGTGTGATTGATCAAGATGAAATGAAGCTGATGGATAATATCTTTGAATTCTCTGACCTACTGGCTCGCGAGGTAATGTTGCCACGCACAGATATGGTCTGCTTATATGCGAATCTCTCGATTGAAGAGAACATTAAGATCATTAGTGAGACCAGGCACTCAAGATATCCTGTTGCCATGGAAGACAAAGATCAGATTATAGGTTTTATTCATATTACGGATTTTTTGCTTGCAGATAAGGAGCAACAAGAAGATCTTTCATCCATGCTTCGCCCTATCTTGAATGTACCTGAGTCGATGGAGATTAGTCATGTACTTCGCTTGATGCAGAAGAAACACTCTCAATTAACCCTTGTTGTAGATGAGTACGGTGGAACTGCTGGAATACTTACTGCTGAAGAGATTCTAGAGGAAATCGTTGGTGAATTATATGATGAGTTCGAGCATGAACGAGAAAGCATAGAAATCAATGGTGATGTTATTTCCGTGGAAGGCAGGATGTTGATAGAGGCTGTACATGATCTGACAGGTGTAATGATTGAGGATGAAGAAGTGGATACCATTGGTGGTTGGCTGTTCAAAGAGCTAGAAGGGAGCCCGATTAAGGGTAAAAAAATTCAGGTTGGCAATTTCATCTTTCAAGTTGAGGAATCAACACGATTACGTATTACGCGGGTCATGATCATGCGAGTGAATAAAGAGGATGTTAATTGA
- a CDS encoding YheC/YheD family protein, with protein sequence MANPVLGILTLYLNEHKQLEEKPIYQNMITEGKKLGLDVFVFTPMDVNNKKILAMEYDPKSKKWSRMLRDFPDMIYDRCRIQNGPRFTQLLAFRKNYAHHLFLNRPLRNKWTIHEVLSKKDNFRPHLPETKLVNSLSDVQYMLKRKPVIYLKPINGTGGRGILRIEHLKNSTQQYYIQGRNQQRKIITPQRIHATRLGAMLTSWNINRYIVQEGIPVRLPNGRVHDYRMLVQKNREGHWRLTGIVGRVGAMRSVTSNLHGGGKAVPMEILLPQWITNKKIQEQVQKKSEELGLEIAAYLEQTYGALCELALDLAVTKKGEVYLLEVNPKPAREVFARSGQRDAYRRAIVNPLEYALWLYRKKVTPPKSEVKEESSS encoded by the coding sequence ATGGCAAATCCCGTCTTAGGTATTCTGACACTTTATCTCAATGAGCATAAGCAACTAGAAGAAAAGCCGATATATCAGAATATGATTACCGAAGGAAAAAAACTAGGGCTTGACGTCTTCGTATTCACCCCTATGGATGTTAACAATAAGAAGATATTAGCTATGGAGTATGATCCAAAGAGCAAGAAATGGTCACGGATGTTACGTGATTTTCCAGATATGATTTACGATCGTTGTCGAATTCAAAATGGCCCACGTTTCACACAGCTTCTCGCATTTCGAAAAAACTATGCACACCATCTATTCCTTAATCGCCCACTCCGGAATAAATGGACAATTCACGAGGTTCTTTCCAAAAAGGATAATTTTCGGCCACATTTACCAGAAACCAAGCTAGTCAATAGCTTATCCGATGTTCAGTATATGCTAAAGCGCAAACCTGTTATTTACCTAAAACCGATAAATGGAACAGGTGGACGTGGAATTCTGCGCATTGAACATTTGAAGAATAGTACCCAGCAATATTACATTCAGGGACGAAATCAACAACGCAAAATCATTACGCCTCAAAGGATACACGCCACTCGTTTAGGAGCTATGCTAACAAGTTGGAATATAAATCGTTATATCGTTCAAGAAGGTATTCCCGTTAGACTCCCCAATGGGCGTGTGCATGATTATCGCATGTTAGTACAGAAAAATCGAGAAGGTCATTGGCGGTTAACAGGGATAGTAGGAAGAGTAGGTGCTATGCGAAGTGTTACCTCTAATCTCCATGGAGGTGGTAAAGCCGTTCCCATGGAGATCCTACTTCCTCAATGGATAACTAACAAAAAAATTCAGGAACAAGTCCAGAAAAAATCAGAGGAACTTGGACTAGAAATAGCAGCATACCTAGAACAAACCTATGGAGCATTATGTGAGTTAGCTCTCGATTTAGCTGTTACTAAAAAAGGTGAAGTCTACCTCCTAGAGGTCAACCCAAAACCAGCCAGAGAAGTGTTCGCAAGAAGCGGACAAAGAGATGCCTACCGGAGGGCCATTGTCAATCCCTTAGAGTATGCACTTTGGTTGTATCGAAAAAAGGTAACTCCACCAAAATCCGAGGTGAAGGAGGAATCCTCCTCCTAA
- the yfkAB gene encoding radical SAM/CxCxxxxC motif protein YfkAB, translating into MIIENVDRLNSQQISPSYDPWEPINSLRKYGQHVLTSVEMTVTHLCNMRCEHCAVGDMLVMKETDSLSLDLMLRRLDEVEHLETISMTGGEPLFRKQTVDEIIVPLLKYAQERGIKTQINSNLTMGMDRYEQLLPYLDVMHMSFNYLNGDDFHEVGFANTAHPVSKEAAYRLYDTMIENTRKLSDAGMYISAESMINYRTHTKLDKIHQLIVDMGCQRHEVHPMYASNFASSLPVLSLDDMRKAIHLLLDSRDENVWMLFGTLPFYACSFADEDLKLLRRLQESKNITVRNDPDGRNRVNVNLFTGDVYVTDFADIPPFGNIKNQALDDVFSKWLNGHPLNQKVNCYCDAVGCCGPNLLVADMYYKDVNFKLRTANSL; encoded by the coding sequence ATGATTATTGAAAATGTCGATCGCTTAAACTCACAACAAATATCGCCTAGTTATGATCCTTGGGAACCTATAAATTCTCTAAGAAAATATGGTCAACATGTTCTGACAAGTGTGGAGATGACAGTTACTCATCTATGTAATATGCGTTGTGAACATTGTGCCGTAGGCGATATGCTTGTTATGAAAGAGACGGATTCCCTCTCATTGGATCTTATGTTAAGAAGATTAGATGAGGTTGAGCATTTAGAAACGATTAGTATGACTGGAGGAGAACCTCTATTTCGCAAACAAACTGTGGATGAGATCATCGTCCCTCTTTTGAAATATGCACAAGAACGTGGAATCAAAACTCAGATTAATTCTAACCTCACTATGGGTATGGATCGTTATGAGCAACTCTTGCCTTATCTTGATGTGATGCATATGTCTTTTAACTACTTGAATGGTGATGACTTCCATGAAGTTGGGTTTGCCAATACCGCACATCCTGTAAGTAAAGAGGCAGCATATCGTCTTTATGATACGATGATTGAGAATACGCGCAAACTAAGTGATGCAGGCATGTATATATCAGCGGAATCTATGATAAATTATCGAACACATACCAAATTAGATAAGATACACCAATTGATTGTAGATATGGGTTGTCAGCGACATGAAGTTCATCCTATGTATGCATCAAACTTCGCTTCTAGCCTACCTGTATTATCTTTAGATGATATGCGTAAGGCTATACATCTGTTACTTGATTCACGTGATGAGAATGTATGGATGTTGTTCGGAACGCTTCCGTTCTATGCTTGCAGTTTTGCTGATGAGGATTTGAAACTTCTCCGTCGTTTACAAGAATCCAAGAATATTACTGTTCGAAATGATCCTGATGGTCGAAATCGTGTGAATGTGAATTTATTTACTGGGGATGTTTATGTTACTGATTTTGCAGACATCCCTCCTTTTGGGAATATTAAGAACCAAGCGCTTGATGATGTTTTTAGCAAATGGTTGAATGGTCATCCTTTGAATCAAAAAGTGAATTGTTACTGTGATGCAGTAGGTTGCTGTGGTCCTAACCTGCTAGTGGCTGATATGTATTATAAAGATGTGAACTTCAAGCTTAGAACAGCAAACAGTTTATAG
- a CDS encoding spore coat associated protein CotJA: protein MNSQIRSYTPFVGPFDPCPPLLCKTYVVPPNQFICFQPSDWPQFSLPEALRRGTLWPALYSPYTARQSQGGSA from the coding sequence TTGAACTCACAAATACGAAGTTATACACCGTTTGTTGGGCCGTTTGATCCTTGTCCACCATTGCTCTGTAAAACGTATGTGGTCCCACCTAATCAATTTATTTGCTTTCAACCAAGCGATTGGCCACAGTTTAGCCTTCCAGAGGCTTTAAGACGTGGAACGCTTTGGCCAGCTCTATATAGTCCATATACTGCCAGACAATCACAAGGAGGTAGTGCTTAA
- a CDS encoding manganese catalase family protein — protein sequence MWVYEKKLQYPVRVSKCDPQMARYLSEQYGGADGELAAALRYLNQRYTIPDKVIGLLTDIGTEEFAHLEMIATMIYKLTKDATVEQLKAVGLGPHYAAHDSALFYENASGVPFTAAYIQAKGDPLADLYEDIAAEEKARATYQWLIDLTDDVDLQDSLKFLREREIVHSLRFQEAVEMIKDDRQEQKVF from the coding sequence ATGTGGGTTTATGAAAAGAAACTCCAATATCCAGTAAGAGTGAGTAAATGTGATCCTCAAATGGCCAGATATTTATCTGAACAATACGGTGGTGCTGATGGTGAATTGGCAGCTGCACTACGCTACTTGAACCAACGATATACGATACCTGATAAAGTCATAGGACTCCTTACAGATATTGGAACAGAAGAATTTGCACATTTAGAGATGATTGCAACGATGATCTACAAGTTAACTAAAGATGCCACGGTTGAACAACTGAAAGCTGTCGGTCTCGGCCCTCATTATGCCGCCCATGATAGTGCTTTGTTCTACGAGAATGCTAGTGGAGTACCATTTACTGCAGCATATATTCAAGCGAAGGGTGACCCCTTAGCTGACCTTTACGAGGACATTGCTGCTGAAGAGAAGGCTCGGGCTACATACCAGTGGCTAATTGATCTAACCGACGATGTTGATCTTCAAGATAGCTTGAAGTTCTTACGTGAGCGTGAGATCGTGCATTCATTGCGCTTTCAGGAAGCCGTAGAAATGATCAAGGACGATCGTCAGGAACAGAAGGTGTTTTGA